The genomic interval TCGCGCAGGCGCAGGCGGTCGCGGGCGGTGAAGTGGCTGAGGTCTTCGATTTCGAGCGTGTTGAGCACGTCGCGCTGCGGCCAGACCAGGCGGCGGAAGCTGATCAGTGTGCGGCGCAGATGGCTGAGTTTGCCCTGGGCCTTGGAGGTGTTCTGGATGATCAGCGATTCCTCGATCTCGTCGAGGCGGTCACCCAGGCGCTCGACCAGCGGCTCAAGACGGTCGGCGGCGCGCAAGCCAAGGCGCGACACCAGATCGGCGGGCGAGACCGGCGCGTGATGGGAGGCCTCCCATTTGGTGAGGCCGAGGAAATCCAAAATATTGAGCTCGGATGCGATGATGACGCGGCCTTTTTCGATCCACAGCGTCAGCAACTGGCGGCCCAGGTCCTCGGGCTCGGCGCCGGGACGCGCGACGCGCATGACCACCATGGCTCGGTCTTCGATGACCGTGCAGCGCGAGCGGCTGCTGGGGACCGTGAGCAGATCGGCATTGAAGGGGCCGAGCTCTTCCTTGAGCCAGACCTTGAATTCGGGCGCTTTGGAATTGCCGCAGACCAGCTTGAAGCCGCGGAGCGGGATCTTGACCTCAGCGGCGGTGGGCTCATGGCGGATAACGCCGCCCTTGCCGTCAAATACCAGCACTGCGCCAACGCCGATCATGCCGTTCTGTACGGCACGATCAGGCGGTTCGTGCGGGATATCGTCCATGATGGGTCTCGATGGTGAAAGGCGTTGGCGAAGATGCACTGCACGCTCAGTCGTCACCCTCCCCCTTGAGGGGAGGGATCAAGGGAGGGGGTATGGTTCCGCGCAGACAGTGTGCGGAACCATACCCCCTCCCGGTTCGATCACGGACTTAGCTGAAGCTAAGTCCTATCTCACTCGCCCTCCCCTCAAGGGGGAGGGTGAGGCCGGTGGTTGTTGCAGTTTAGGCTAGTTCAAACGCTTGAGCGCTTCGGCGATATGGTGGCGGCGTTCGATGGCGGCTTCACGACGGGCTTTTTGCTCGTCGATCACTTCTTCGGGCGCCTTGGCGACGAACTGCTCGTTGCCGAGCTTCTTGTCGATCTGGCTCACTTCGGCGTCGAGCTTGGCGACTTCCTTTTCGAGGCGCACCTTTTCGACAGCGATATCGATGACGCCGGCAAGAGGCAGAGCCCAGGTCGCTTCGCCGACGACGAACTGCGCGGATTCGCCTGGAACGGTCGATTGCGGCGAGATTTCCTCAAGGCGCGCCAGGCGGGTGATCAGCGAGGTGCCGGCGACGAGGCGGCGCAGGGTGGTTTCCCCTGCCCCAACCACGACGATCGGCAGCTTGGCGCCAGCGGGCACGTTCATTTCGCTGCGAACCGAGCGGACATTGGTGATGACGTCGATCAGCCAATTGAGTTCAGCATCGGCTTCGGCATCTTCAAGGCCCGACAGGTCTGGCCATTCGGTGAGGATCAGCATGTTCTCGCGCGGGGCGCCGAACTTGCCGGTCTCGGCCCAGAGCTCTTCGGTGACGAAGGGCATGAAGGGGTGGAGGATGGTCAGGATCTGGTCCAGCGCCCAAGCAGCAGTGGCACGGGTTTCGGCCTTGGCGACCTCGTCCTCGCCCATGAAGACGGGTTTGGCGAATTCGACATACCAGTCGCAGAAGGTGCCCCAGACGAAGTCATAGGCGGCGTTGGCGGCTTCGTTGAACTTGTAGTCGACGATGCCCTGCGTGATGGCGGCAGCACCGCGTGCAGTGGCTCCGACGATCCAGCGATTGAGCGGAAGCTTGTTGGTCTTGGGATCGTAGCCCTCGACGCGGCGGCACTCGTTCATCTCGAGGAAGCGCGCGGCGTTCCAGATCTTGGTGACGAAGTTGCGATAGCCTTCGACGCGCTGGATCGAGAGCTTGAGATCGCGTCCCTGCGCCGCCATGGCGGTGAGCGTGAAACGGGTGGCGTCGGCGCCATACTGGTCGATCAGGGCCAGCGGGTCGATGACGTTGCCCTTGGTCTTGCTCATCTTCTGGCCCTTTTCGTCGCGGACCAGGGCGTGCATGTAGACGGTGTGGAAGGGTTCTTCCTCAAGAAATTCGAGGCCCATCATCATCATGCGGGCAACCCAGAAGAAGATGATGTCAAAGCCAGTGACGAGAACGCTGGTTGGATAATAGCGCGCCAGTTCGGGTGTCTTGTCGGGCCAGCCGAGCGTCGAGAACGGCCACAGCGCCGACGAGAACCAGGTGTCGAGCACGTCTTCGTCGCGCTTGAGCTGGGTCGGCTTCATGTAGTGAGCATCGGCCTGACGCTGCGCCTCGGCTTCGTCATAGGCGACGAAGGCGTGATTGTCCGGGCCATACCATGCCGGGATCTGGTGACCCCACCACAGCTGGCGCGAAATACACCATGGCTTGATGTTTTCGAGCCAGGCGAAATAGGTGTTTTCATACTGCTGCGGCACAAATTTGGTGCGGCCTTCGCGGACGGCGGCCATGGCCGGCTGGGCCAGAACGTCGGCCTTGACCCACCACTGGTCGGTCAGGAACGGCTCGATGACCACGAGTTTGGACTTCTCGTCATGGGGCACCATGATCTTCTTGTCCTCGATGTGATCGAGGCCACGCAGCGGGTTCTCTTCGGCAAGCGCGGTCAGATCGGCAACGATGGCCTTGCGCGCGGCGAAGCGCTCCAGACCGCGATAGGCGGCCGGAATGAACTCGTCGGAAATGATGTGGCCGCGCGTCGTGAAGACGTTGATCTGCTCGAGATCGTTGCGAACGCCTACTTCAAAGTCGTTGAAATCGTGCGCAGGCGTGATCTTGACCGCGCCGGTGCCGAGCGCTGGATCGGCGTATTCATCGGCAACGATTGGAATGCGGCGACCGACCAGCGGCAGGTCGACGAACTTGCCGACCAGCGAGGCATAGCGCTCGTCTTCAGGATGCACGGCAATGCCGCTATCGCCGAGCATGGTCTCGGGGCGCGTGGTGGCCACGACGATGTAGTCGCGGGTTTCGTGGCCTGTGACCTCGCCGTCTTCGTCCTTGATCGGGAACTGATAGGTTACGCCATCGGCCAGCGGATAACGCAGGTGCCACATGTGGCCCTTGATCTCGATGTTCTCGACTTCAAGGTCCGAGATGGCGGTTTCGAGGCCGGGGTGCCAGTTGACCAGTCGCTTGGCGCGATAGATCAGGCCGCGATTGTGCAGCTCGACAAACACCTTGGTCACGGCGCGAACCATCTGGTCGTCTGGCGCGCCATTCTGGCCCATGGTGAAGCGTTCACGCGAAAAATCAGCAGACGCGCCGAGGCGCTTGAGCTGGTTCATGATTGCGCCGCCGCTCTCGCCCTTCCATTCCCAGACGCGTTCCAGGAATTTTTCGCGGCCCATCTCACGGCGACCGGGCTGCTGGCGTTCTATCAGCTGACGCTCGACGATCATCTGGGTGGCGATGCCCGCATGGTCCATGCCCGGCTGCCAGAGCACGTCCTTTTTGAGCATGCGGTTGAACCGGATCAGGATGTCCTGAATCGTGTTGTTCAGCGCATGGCCGATATGGAGCGAACCGGTGACGTTTGGCGGCGGAATGACGATGGTGAAGGTCTCGGCACCGGGCGCGGCCCCTGCCCCGGCGGCAAAGGCATTGGCCTTGAGCCAATCGGCATAGACCCGGGTCTCGACGGCGCCGGGCTCATAGGACTTCTCAAGCATTGATCACTCGCAACAGCAGCGACCCGCCAAGGGGACATTCTCGGATGAGAAGGACCCGGCGAGCCGGACAAACAGGTTTGGCAGACTTCAAGCAAATGCGGGGTGCGGGGTCAACTGGAAGTGCGCATGGCTGATGACCGCGTGGTGGGGGTGCGGGGTTCATAAAGGGGAATGGGCGACGCGGAAGAAAGAATACCCCCACCTAACCTCCCCCTGAAAAGGGGGAGGGACAGATCGAGGTTTGGGCGCGATCTGGGATGTAGCGAAAAGCTTGAGTTGGACTCGATAGATCGCGCACACGCGATGGGATTCCTCCCCCTATCAGGGGGCGGTTAGGTGGGGGTACTGCGATGGTGCAGTCGTTCGCCTATTCGCCGCGCGAAACGCGGGAAATTTCTTTTTCGACCATGCGCTCGACGACGGATGGCAGGTTTTCGTCCAGCCATTCCTTGAGCATGGGGCGCAGCATGTCGCGCATCAGCGACTCGATGGTGGCGCCGGTATTGCCGAGGCCCATGCCATTGAGGCGAGTAATCGAGCTGCGGACGGCAGCCTGGGTGGCTGGCTCAAGCAACTGATCGGCCATGTCGCTGGACAGGGTTGGATCGGGCAGCGGCGCGGTGGGCTGCGGGCGCGGCGCGTTGAACGACGGCGCTGGCTGGCGAGCAACCAGTGGCGGCGGATCAAATGCCGGCAGTTCTTCTTCCGAAGAATCAAAAGCAATGTCTTCGGGATCGATCAGCTCGGGTTCGGCAAAAGCCACCGGCTCATCATCTTCATCTTCGGCGGCATCGGCGAGGATCGAGTCAAAGCTCAAACCGCCAACACTGTCCCCGCCCCGATCGATGATCTGCGTCGGCGACAGAGCCAGAGGCTCAACATCGTCGAGCATGTCGCTCAGATCGCGGTCGATTGGATTGCTCAAAGCACGCGAGGGCGCGGCCTGCATCGGCGGAGGCGCGGCCTGAATGTTGGGCCGACGCGGTACACCCGCTGCGTCATCATCCGCAATGATCTGCCGGATGGACGACAGAATTTCGTCCATGGAGGGTTCTTTGGGGGCCGGCTTGTTCATTGGTGCCTCTTACTCGTGCGCCCGAACCAGTACGCAGTCTCCGCAATATGACTGATCTGATTCGTCAACATCACCTTAACGGCAGAGGTTGCGTTTAGGAATCACTGAGGCGAGGAGTCACACGGTCTTCCACTAAAAGTTGTGGCCGGGCATAGGCCCGGCCACAAAACATGGACGAAACTGCGTTTCGCCTAGTCGGCGACGTTGCGCAATTCGAGCCAGACGTCATCGACAACCTGGTTGTAGCGCACGGCCGACTTGACCTCGACGGGCAGGCCAAGGTTTGGCGCCGTCAAACGGCCCATGGCCGCGAGCAGCGAGAACGTCGCGACGACCTTGTTGGTCTGGGCGTTGATCAGTGTTTCGCGAGCCGTAGTGAGATCGGCCTGCGAGTTGAGCACATCGAGCGTGGTGCGCGACCCGAGATCGCGTTCCTGGATGACGCCATCGAGCACGGTGCGGCTGGCCGAAACGGCCGAGTTTGCCGCAGAAATCTGGGCGTCGGCGCTCTGGATGCCGGCCCAAGCCGAAATCACGGCTTCACGGACCTGATCGTAGGACGACATGGCCGTCACTTCAGACTTGATCTGCTCGATATTGGCCTTACGCACGCTGGCGCCAATCGCGCCACCGGCATATATCGGCACCGAAATCTGGAAGCCGAGGCTGCCGCGAACAACGTCTTGGCCCGGTAGGGTCGACAGACCAGTCCCCAGCGACCCCGTTACGGTAGCGGTCGGACCGAACGCGGCCTGGGCTGCGTCGCTGCCGGCCTGAGCGGCGCGGATGGCGGCCTTCGACAGCAGAATGGCGGGATGGCCGGCCTCGGCCTCGGACAAAGCGGCCTGCAGCGTGCTTGGAATCAGGCGCGCATAATTGTGCGACGCATTGAGATTGCTCGGGGCTGCGCCAACATAACGCTGGAAAGTGGCCTGGCTGATTTCAAGGCTGCTCAGCGAGGCACGGTAAGCCGCGTCGCCCTGCGCGAGACGCGCTTCGGACTGTGCGACATCGATCCGAGTGCCTTCGCCAACATCGAGGCGGTCACGCGACGACTGTAACTGCGCCTGGAAGAAGGTCTGGTTATCCTGGCGGAGTGAAACCAGCTGGCGATCGGATAGCACCGACATATAGGCCTGCACCACAGCAAGCAGAACGTTCTGCTCGGTGTTGCGGATCTGGTATTCAGCAGCTTCGGCGGCGGCGCGGGCCGCCTCGACCTGTGCGTCAGTCTTGTAGTTGTCGAAAATGGTCTGGCTGTACTGCAGGCCGGCATTGATCGAAGTGCTATCGGAGTAAGTCCCGCCAACACCCTGGAAACTGTAAGTACCACCAACAGCCGCGCCGAGCGTGGGGCGCGTTCCGGCCTTTGCCAGCGCGACGTTTTCGGCCGATGCCTTGGCTTCAAGCAGCGCTGCCTGCAAGTCTGGCGCGTGATTATAAGCCGCCGTCAGTGCCTGTGTGATTGACTGGGCGTTAGCGCCGCCGACCGATGACGCCGCCAGCGCCATAGCCAATACGCTGGCGACCAACTTTACGCGAAAACTCATTGCCCGCCTCCAAAATACCCCAAAATCATATGCGCGGCACATGGGGCACACAACAGGCCGCGGTCATTCATTGCGTCTATTAACGCGCTATTAATCCGGTTCGTGCCCGCCGGGCAACACAAGGTTGGCCGCATCAGAACACAAATTCTTCTTTTGCCGGGGGCGCAAACAACGGGGGCAAGTAGGCATTGAACTCGCTCCTCGACGTTACTTTATGGCCGGCATTGACGTAAACATGGGCGGTTGCGACCGCGCCAGCCCGTATCAGCGCGACGAGACGCCCACCCGGGGCCAGATGGGCCAGGAAATTGTGCGGCACCGTATCGAGCGCCCCCTGGACTATGACGACATCGAACTGCACCGCGCCGAGCGCGGTGACATCGCCGACGATGACGCTGGCATTGGTGATGTCGAGATCGGACAGATTTGTAGTGGCGGTGGCGGCCAGCGTGGCGTTTTGCTCAAGCCCGATAACGGCTTGGGCAATGCCGGCGATCACGGCCGTCGAATAGCCAGTGCCGGCGCCGATATCGAGGACCGTGTCGGTTTCGGCGATTTCCGCAAGCTGCAGCATTTTGCCGAGCGTAGCGGGCGCACCCATGAATCGACCGGCGCCAAGCCATTGAACATCGTCGATATAAGCGGTGTCACGGCAACGGGAGATGACGAAATTTTCGCGCGGCATGCGGCGCATCGGCGCCAGAACCCGCGGATTGGTGACGCCGCTGGTGCGGAGCTGGCCATCGATCATCGCGGCGCGCATGAGATTAAAATCAACCATAGAAAATGCGCAGCCTTCAGCGACCATATGCCGGACGTGAATATAACCCGCCATCGACGATGGCAAGACTGCGCATCGCACAGAGATACATTTGCGGTGCATGAACGCTATGCGATGGGATGAAAATGCTGAAGACGTTGTCGTCGACGCTGATTTGCAATCAAAAACTAACTTATTGATATAAATGGCTATCTCGCCTCAGGTGCCATTCGTGTGCCTCCACACCTCCGGTGTGGCCCGAGTCGACGGGCCGAGAAGGAGCATCTGCCGCCGTCGCATCGGATCACGAAGGAATGACGCCAGGAAGGTTCCGGCAACCATAAGAGCGAAGGTTCAAGGCCCGCGATAGCAGGTTCAGGCAAGAGAAGGCCTGCCTTCGAGTGGAGCCTCCCCATCTTGTTGGACAACGGAACAGGCCACGAAGCAGTTCACGAATTGGGGCGCTGATAAACAAAGTCCGTGGCACATGTGTGCTGCGGAACGCCTGAGGCAGGCAAAACCTCTCCCCGCAGTCAGATGGATGCGGCTGTATCGGCTAACTAGATAGATCACAGTCGCGCAGGTGCGACATATCTAGAGATACCATACCCCGTATCCGTAAGACCGAAGCAGTGCGGCTCGCAGGGGAAACACCCACCCATCCAAGGCCGTCCACCAGAGCGGTGTTGTCATCGATCTGCCCGCTCGCACTTTGGCCTTGAGAGCGTCCTATGTGTTATTGAGGAAGGGCCCCGGCATGGCGGTGCCAGGCCAAACTACGGTTTGAGATGGAATGTCTCTGTCAGGTCGCCCGGTGCGTCGAAGGCGAGATACGGTATGCCAAACGCGCCGTACACGTCTGGGAGAAAAGCTGACTTCTTCAAGTTGGGACTTGGCAATTCATGCGTCACCATGACCGCGCCCGTTGTCTTCGCTTTCGCTTGAACGATGGATATGCACCTTCTAGGGCATGTGCAATCGCTGGCTGAGTCTAACGCTTGCCAGAAATGACGGTTGCGATTTCCGCAAAGGCCGCCTCAGTTGGCGCACCCTCAACTTACCAAACAGCATCTTTTCGGGTCATTGCGCAGTCACTCAGATCATCGTCACCAAGTGTCAGGTCGCCGCTAACTTTGCAAATTTAGCCCGCATCGACTTCGCAAACGTGATCCATCCATGGTCGTGACGACTAACCTGCGCCAAGTAGCGTGGGGCCGCCGTTTAAGCTAGCATCGATTTGGATGCATTCCGTGGCGGCATTTGATGGGTGCGCAGCGAGGCACCACTAAGTTGCCTCGCTGGCCTATCAACCGGCAGCGGGTCCGGTTATCCAGATCATCACGCAATCTTTGCTGGCGGAAGCCAGTTATCCACGTCGT from Devosia sp. 2618 carries:
- a CDS encoding TolC family outer membrane protein encodes the protein MSFRVKLVASVLAMALAASSVGGANAQSITQALTAAYNHAPDLQAALLEAKASAENVALAKAGTRPTLGAAVGGTYSFQGVGGTYSDSTSINAGLQYSQTIFDNYKTDAQVEAARAAAEAAEYQIRNTEQNVLLAVVQAYMSVLSDRQLVSLRQDNQTFFQAQLQSSRDRLDVGEGTRIDVAQSEARLAQGDAAYRASLSSLEISQATFQRYVGAAPSNLNASHNYARLIPSTLQAALSEAEAGHPAILLSKAAIRAAQAGSDAAQAAFGPTATVTGSLGTGLSTLPGQDVVRGSLGFQISVPIYAGGAIGASVRKANIEQIKSEVTAMSSYDQVREAVISAWAGIQSADAQISAANSAVSASRTVLDGVIQERDLGSRTTLDVLNSQADLTTARETLINAQTNKVVATFSLLAAMGRLTAPNLGLPVEVKSAVRYNQVVDDVWLELRNVAD
- a CDS encoding protein-L-isoaspartate O-methyltransferase, with protein sequence MVDFNLMRAAMIDGQLRTSGVTNPRVLAPMRRMPRENFVISRCRDTAYIDDVQWLGAGRFMGAPATLGKMLQLAEIAETDTVLDIGAGTGYSTAVIAGIAQAVIGLEQNATLAATATTNLSDLDITNASVIVGDVTALGAVQFDVVIVQGALDTVPHNFLAHLAPGGRLVALIRAGAVATAHVYVNAGHKVTSRSEFNAYLPPLFAPPAKEEFVF
- a CDS encoding valine--tRNA ligase produces the protein MLEKSYEPGAVETRVYADWLKANAFAAGAGAAPGAETFTIVIPPPNVTGSLHIGHALNNTIQDILIRFNRMLKKDVLWQPGMDHAGIATQMIVERQLIERQQPGRREMGREKFLERVWEWKGESGGAIMNQLKRLGASADFSRERFTMGQNGAPDDQMVRAVTKVFVELHNRGLIYRAKRLVNWHPGLETAISDLEVENIEIKGHMWHLRYPLADGVTYQFPIKDEDGEVTGHETRDYIVVATTRPETMLGDSGIAVHPEDERYASLVGKFVDLPLVGRRIPIVADEYADPALGTGAVKITPAHDFNDFEVGVRNDLEQINVFTTRGHIISDEFIPAAYRGLERFAARKAIVADLTALAEENPLRGLDHIEDKKIMVPHDEKSKLVVIEPFLTDQWWVKADVLAQPAMAAVREGRTKFVPQQYENTYFAWLENIKPWCISRQLWWGHQIPAWYGPDNHAFVAYDEAEAQRQADAHYMKPTQLKRDEDVLDTWFSSALWPFSTLGWPDKTPELARYYPTSVLVTGFDIIFFWVARMMMMGLEFLEEEPFHTVYMHALVRDEKGQKMSKTKGNVIDPLALIDQYGADATRFTLTAMAAQGRDLKLSIQRVEGYRNFVTKIWNAARFLEMNECRRVEGYDPKTNKLPLNRWIVGATARGAAAITQGIVDYKFNEAANAAYDFVWGTFCDWYVEFAKPVFMGEDEVAKAETRATAAWALDQILTILHPFMPFVTEELWAETGKFGAPRENMLILTEWPDLSGLEDAEADAELNWLIDVITNVRSVRSEMNVPAGAKLPIVVVGAGETTLRRLVAGTSLITRLARLEEISPQSTVPGESAQFVVGEATWALPLAGVIDIAVEKVRLEKEVAKLDAEVSQIDKKLGNEQFVAKAPEEVIDEQKARREAAIERRHHIAEALKRLN
- a CDS encoding DUF2497 domain-containing protein; amino-acid sequence: MNKPAPKEPSMDEILSSIRQIIADDDAAGVPRRPNIQAAPPPMQAAPSRALSNPIDRDLSDMLDDVEPLALSPTQIIDRGGDSVGGLSFDSILADAAEDEDDEPVAFAEPELIDPEDIAFDSSEEELPAFDPPPLVARQPAPSFNAPRPQPTAPLPDPTLSSDMADQLLEPATQAAVRSSITRLNGMGLGNTGATIESLMRDMLRPMLKEWLDENLPSVVERMVEKEISRVSRGE
- a CDS encoding CorA family divalent cation transporter, coding for MDDIPHEPPDRAVQNGMIGVGAVLVFDGKGGVIRHEPTAAEVKIPLRGFKLVCGNSKAPEFKVWLKEELGPFNADLLTVPSSRSRCTVIEDRAMVVMRVARPGAEPEDLGRQLLTLWIEKGRVIIASELNILDFLGLTKWEASHHAPVSPADLVSRLGLRAADRLEPLVERLGDRLDEIEESLIIQNTSKAQGKLSHLRRTLISFRRLVWPQRDVLNTLEIEDLSHFTARDRLRLREASARSARLGDELQALSERAVLVHEQIIDARAEQMNRTMLVLAAVTVVFMPLTLLTGALGMNVAGIPFSDNPHAFWVVCVALFVLSLTLVWWMRGRRWL